The stretch of DNA AAACCATGCTGACATTTGTATTGCGGATATGTTGTAAAAATCTTGGTGATGCACTTCCGTGACAATAAGTGCCCTTTGCGTGCTTCGTAGCTAACTCTCCACCGTTCTAAGACAACAGACCATGGCTCACTATTCAGCATCAACCACTCAGCAGCTTCTTCGGCAGCAACATCCCGAGTAGATTGAGAATCGATTGTTGTTTGTGTGGATGCTTGGTATGCGTTCTCTTTAGCTTCACATTTGCGTTTTCTTTGTTTTAAGTTACCTATTTTGTTGGCAATTTTTCCGCCATGGTTCTTCCGATCCCCGCTCCTCGGTATGAAATAATTCTCCTGTCAAAAGAAACATGATTTATCACTGATTGATGTTTTCTTATAGTTCTATCTTTAACTTACCAGTCGTTCAAACTTAAAAAGTGACGTCACTGCTAGGGCGTATGTTCGAAGGTCTTCAGTTAAAAGCTTTTTTCTGGTATTCAAGTGATGCTTTGCAATAATGCTTGATAGTACTAGCTGTTTGGCCTCGGAAAGTTCCGTTTTCGAGGCGTAGTGTAAAATTTCTTTCCCTTCTTCAGAATGTATCAGCAACTTTTCTAAGAATTTCGCTGTAAAAACATTTCTGTCGTGCGCTGGAAGCGTGAAAGTGACAGAGGAGAATTCAGTGAATCTGTTAAAATTTATCTGTTCAATTGATGGAAGAGTACCTGAATTCGAAGTACCTGGGTAACTTTGCAGATATGGTTCTGCTTTGTCCAATCTGTTTTCAAATTCTGCCGAACGAGAACCGTTTGTTGACAGTTCTTCTAGTATACTCGTATTGCTGGTGCACGATGCATTGGATTCCTGTGGGAAAGTAAATACAGAACTGAGTATTTTTTTCCGCATGAACAAGGGATTCATGTACTTACGTTTTGCGTTGATTTATAGCGTTTGTTTTGGTTGGATTCTATTGATCTACAGGAAATCTCGTCTAACGTATCAGTTTCACTGATAGCCGTAGGTGTTGTGGTTTCGATTGCAGCTGTTGGTTGATAGAACTGAATACTTGAATCTGTTAGCAGCTCTTGCTGTTTGTTTTCAACAGACGCCATTGTTGTTCGCATCCGATTACATCACATAATGAACACGAAGAGCAACTGTCAAAATGAATGCTATGGAGTACGGGATTTTCACGTAATAGAGATGGGACGACTGCAGTGAAAGTGATTGGTGCCTAATTTTATATTTACTTTTGTCATATAACATCGgctaaaaatgaatttttcgaacTCTACGTGACTTTTCACGTAGCATTGACGGGTGGATTTTTTTGAGTGTAACATGAGAGAGAGACAACGTAAATAGAGTACCAGGTATATTACATCACCTGTGTGATACACACACTCTCCAATATAAAGAATCTAAATTTAAAGTACACTCTGTACACTCTCATAtagaaactatttttgacgcagaactacatctttcattaagggtaccaaataggaaaacaggtcacgtttttatgagatAAAGTTAACGTTTTATAACTCTTTTTTCCGCGGAAGGATTTtgtcgatttacataccaaacgaatcggaaattccttaagatttgtttttatgcTCTATATTACAATCCCGTTATatgtaaatggtttaaaatgATGAGAACTAGATGAGAACCAATTTATTAGTAAAATTTGCTTTAAAAGTGCTTCAAATCACAGGCATTTGTTGTCAGAATAAGTTCATTTGTTGACGTCGTGACATAATCGAGACAAGCGGGAATCGCAAATCGAACTGTACGTTCAACTCATTCGAAAGTGGTTTTTGCCGAACCGTAACATCTAAAAGGAATATCTAGAGCTGCGGACGTGTTAGTCATAGTGTCATGgaccgcaaaaaaaaagatgggTGGTATCCACCACACGACCATATtgctgacgtaggactacgaagcAATTGCCGACGAGAAcaaatattaaataaatttaataaccAAACTCTGTAGTATATATTTGATAGCACTAATAGAACCGACAAATTCATGCTTTCACCGTCTGAAGGACGCGAACGTTTAACAGAGTAATGAAACGTCAATTTGAGCAGATTGCAAATTAATTCTAAGCATTatcatagggtaaatgatcttggtttgtccaattaggggtgtttttacgcaactagtaaatgcaaagcgatttttcttcatgaaaatcacacataatcgatacgccccaatttttatgttttttaacgattttccttaaagaagaattatgatcatggtttgaccacctctgatcatggtttgcccaaaaaaatgatcatggtttgtccggttttagaaatctctatttttgaatgaaaacattcgaattcacaattagatgttgcatttatcattgcttgagtttactgtcatcatattgattcattcataatttaggctttcttcagaatattgccttttctttggcattttagaagtgttcacctcaacacactcaacacagagaaactttatttctgctatccgcgaaggacacaataaacaaactgcagcgcgccaagcggttgccattgaaatcatgtggacaaaataacattattgaattggacaactcatgatcataattgagttcatcaaaatgcggtaatttaatggtttagctatgtaaatccgatacaaatggtgagcaagcatgatgtttacaatatttataagtgttgtaattcagaaaaggtctgaatacgtgccaaataatcatctggtgatcgattaaaagttagctcgaatgaggggcgcattgacacaaatagaaggtgtattttatgatcctttaaaacatgtgatttcgtaaaaatatatacTATACATCATGTAAaaagcaatttcatttatatgtttctaaACATTCGAaagccttatttgacacaggagcgctgaattagagcattcaaaaaagtgtgcaaaccatgatcatattttcgactggacaaaccaaaatcatttaccttatactgTTGATCGCTCGCTGTTTAGAGCACTGGAACTAAAACACTGAGCATATTGAATTTTCAAGCAATTATGTTTCAAACGTTCCAAAGAACGCACAGAACGAAaccagaaaatccgaaccaaaTCGATCGTGTGGTGGCAGTGGAAGCGAGAGCACCAgcatcgaaacaaattttcaccttcagttttccgcCGAAGAACACTTCTCTCAGCGCAGAAAaataacttctccgtatcagaCTTGAAATTCGATGCTTTTTTACGCCACTTTCAATCCGGAAACAATGCTGAAATACCTGTAAATTGAATGATCAATCGAAAACAAGTCATTCACGATTCTTTAGTTATCCCGTGAAAGACCAGATGGCACATTTGTCCCCCAACGctctaaaatgtttgtatgtatggaagcagacatctctttctttttttccatctttttttgggattgcccccaaaaaaatccaaacgacgtcaacggggatcgaaaccaaggccggctgttttacacgaccacgttgtccacatagctaatgatgatGTTgcgtaaatgcgtgataatattacacctgtttacaaaatgaagttggaaagagtTTTCTAAGAGTAGAAAGGAGGAGGAGGAAAGGAAATCTGTATCCATCTCGGTATGGGCCGTGAGTAAAGTGAGGTaaagtaatgcgtgcttatttgcaacgtgtcttttgtttcgctcgctcgtattgaacttatattgctgtaccctatatattatacaaatataTTTGCTTTTGATTACTTAggatattattttgaaaacatctgttattttaaaatcactgttttgtatgtttttttaatcacacacaaaaatcatCACCTAACGAAATGAAGCGACAATGTACGTTCTCTTCAATATTTCAAAAAGTAGATACCCGCAataattaattgtatttgttttcaataattcaCTTTAAAAGCAGTTTTTGAGCTGTTGAAAGTGATTGTCATACCTCGGTCATCTGGAAAAAAGGTATGAACGCACAAAATCTTTATACTCAATTATTTGAATACGGCGGAGCTTACATTGCTAAGTTTTATTTATCCACATTGTTCGTAGAATAAACTTTCATCGCATTTCGAGCGGCCGATTTACACGCATCTGGTTCGCGATTGTATATAAAAATTGTACCTCGCTGATTATAGCTGATTACTGATTATATTAGATgctaaaagcacaaaaaaatgaacagaaaaaaataatagacaATTTggaatgctttcaaattccctTTATTTGGACCATTAAAGGTTAGGAAACCGTAATGTATAGCAgaccgaatttttttttaaagaatttgCGATTGGAACTcaaatcaccaaaatccgttcacaacaagaatagttatcaacgttaaaactatttcataaaaacgtgatttgttttttgatttgattCCATTACTGCCAACCGTCAAAAAATAGATTAGGATTTTATATTTATTCACAAACGTTAACAAGCTTAACATGAATGTCCTATGGATTGGAATCtaaatatttcatttatt from Toxorhynchites rutilus septentrionalis strain SRP chromosome 3, ASM2978413v1, whole genome shotgun sequence encodes:
- the LOC129773102 gene encoding uncharacterized protein LOC129773102; amino-acid sequence: MRTTMASVENKQQELLTDSSIQFYQPTAAIETTTPTAISETDTLDEISCRSIESNQNKRYKSTQNESNASCTSNTSILEELSTNGSRSAEFENRLDKAEPYLQSYPGTSNSAHDRNVFTAKFLEKLLIHSEEGKEILHYASKTELSEAKQLVLSSIIAKHHLNTRKKLLTEDLRTYALAVTSLFKFERLENYFIPRSGDRKNHGGKIANKIGNLKQRKRKCEAKENAYQASTQTTIDSQSTRDVAAEEAAEWLMLNSEPWSVVLERWRVSYEARKGHLLSRKCITKIFTTYPQYKCQHGFQLIDIDFQKAFPNAKNGLKELLQLVPQVTEYISKKAVDPSAVSLLERLTDDTTNNDKQICTLLLALNTVLPPITAAPHFKPTILVGQEDTLIFVDSKELAQSKIHEIYRSYTELDLPIVPKLVAVGENLDQLQGTFFVWYDDVCYELQSASRAVDVLIKLTAILGLPFSKISKLVWHFLSGYIYGINQQESYASINRLRTYLETKKANSTL